The genome window TGGGGTGGGCAGGACACCTGACCAGGACATGAAGTCTGATGGCTGATGGACATACAGAGCAACAGTTTGAAGAGAAAGACAAAACAGGAGATGGAGGGATGAGTTAACAGCACATAATGGTATTGCTTGGCAGAGAATAGTTCAAGCTAGAATGGATTGGATACCGTAAAGATGtgcctaatggcgcatatgggctTCATGACATATAAattgaattttaggcacaaagtAAAAGTGCCCTTCCTAAAAAATCCCACCAGGAAATAAGGACacagacccttaattcttgttaggATTTTCAGGAGGAGCTcctatttgtatgtgaaatttaccctaaggcaaaggagcccatgtgtgcCATTAGGTGAATCTTGAATTGTATTACAGCACAGCCATCAGTTGATCTACAATGCTACTCTCTTTACAGCTATAGTCTGTccaagtacaaagtaaatagacctcggaaactggaggtatgcgAATaaatatttcagtgcaatgcttctttggcgcgccaactgctgcgcaatTTGTGCACCACACTCTTTATGCGtcgcgtcgcgctcgcgtgtgacgcaaagcatcgacccccgatgccacagatttggtttgtacttctaagtggacagactgtactgAGGGTCTGCTTTTTTTCTTAATTCACTTCTGGGGGCCATACTTGGCCACATAAAAATAGCTTGGACTGTACCATCCGTGCTTGTGTTCTTTGATACAAAAATATTGTGTTCTAGCTAGACTAATGAAGAAACAAACGCTTACCGGTGTACAAAACCAGAATTGAAATAAACCAAGTTGTCTCCTGTATTGTCTGTTGAAGGTTCTTCTTGATTGAAGGATGCTAATAAGCACTCCAAGAGTTTGTCAAACTGAAAATGCAAAACAGACAAAATGTTATGTAATTGATAGGCAATAGTAAAAATTTCatatgaatgaacacagctgctaaCAGTTGTACTCAATCCGACCGCATTCGTatgttttgtatttcaaaatacaacaccaccttggatacaataatgaaaacaTTAACCAATTACAAGTACGTTTGCAGGCACTCACTTTGGCGTTACGCACATGCAGGCGTTCATTACATAGTTAGGGTTTAgattttagggttaggtttaggatagGGTATTTAtgtttaggcttagggttagggttacgttTAGGATTAGAATCTATCTTTTGTAAGAATTTCAGTCTCTTCCACACTATTGCAAGTGGTCTCCACACAAGGTGTGCATGATTaagttagagaataaaagatgggattttgtcttttgcctatccattattctgtcataatggatgggctttccaatattttgagtagtggattcttattcagtttaagtATAATTTTTTGTAAGGAAAACTgcttttttccagaaaataatGAAGTttctttgtgaggacatccccattattttaaatgaacgaaaccgttATGAACATCAAGCACCTGAATTGTGTTCTTAGTTCGCGCAGGTGTATTATGTGAATGCATCATCGTGCAATCAATGAGGATCAGCAAGCGTGCCGCCGTTACATCTTATATAGGTATCTACTGTCGTGTCATTATGTATAGCTGAAAACTAATCAAATTGTATGTATTCAAATTAAAAGACTCTCCTGTGAACTATTATCAGGGTTCCCGCAcattgaagcctttaaaattcaaggacttttcaaggactttcaaggtccaaaagcatgattttcaaggacttaccacaacacaaaaatcatgatgcagcTCTCCATGCAGCACTATTatcgaaagtgacagctcctctccgctccccaaattttgtcacaaTTACACttcaggtaaaattccaattttcaaggactttcaaggagcttgtgcaaatttccaggactttcaaagTCTTGAAAAGTTGTTTCCAAATTCAAGGACTCTTAACCCACCTGTCTCAATTTGACATACGTCTGCATCAGTGAACCCAGAAATGCTGTCCTACTCTCCTCAAAATTGTCAGCCCTGTGCAAACTGCTGGGATGTGTCATAAGGCTGACATTCCATATTGGTGTGAGTTCTTCTTCAATTAGCATATGATTCAGATCCAGGAATGTGTGAAGACAGTTGAACAAACTAGCAGATGGCCTGTATTGCAAAAGTTCAGTAAAACAAGTCATTGTAATTCACCTTTTTTGATCACATTTGGTAATCAGTTGAAAAATGGGTCTAGTCTAGACATCACAAAACACAGACAGGGCTGTAATatgcttttaaaaaaaaggttaaCTTGCCCTCAAGGTGCCAACACCAGGGTCGATCAGTTGATTTAAGTTTTCTTCGTCTTTTTTAATTTCTGCAAAATACGACATGATGCGTAATGCTGCAACTTATTGtttgttttaccatgtttactatacTAGCTGCCCAGTGTGTCTGTAATTGAAGTAAACTTTGACTTCAGCGCATGGCTCAGTGTTGTAGGTGTATGACACTTTCTTTATTCATTTTGGTGGTGTTATTTTTCATTCAATGCCTTATACTCAGATCATCATTTGCAGAAATTTGTTGTGATTACCAAtatcttttcaaaaaaataaaatagagcaTGTTTTCAATGTAGTCGCAGGGTTGCTGTGAAACACAAACGCAAAAATCAAGTCGgaatttgtttataaaaaatcaagtcgaaacaaatattttgaaattataaaccaaaatatcaaaatctaaaattttaaaaaaagcaccctgttttttcagatttttgggttggttgataagggcaagtcaacttaATTTTTTAAGCCATATGCTTAATTGCTATCTAAATGCTAAGCTAACTCCATCAGTCATCTGCACTGCGCAagtactgtgttatgcttcgtagtgatgACTGAGTAACTTTAGCATGACAGACTTTATGACAATATTCTCTCGCAACTTAGGTTGTGCAccatagcgcgactgactagcagCATCTGTGTGCCGCACTGTTGTACCACCCCCTTGTACCGCGCCGTTGTGACAAGATTGCGCTCTGAAGTTCTAGAAACAACActtggtcaaaaggtcaatttggacacaactgcgcatgctctatgacATAAGAATTCTGTTGCAAAGTCTGTCactttttccacatagttttctcagttgttaatccagacggttgacgaatgagggcagcagtctatctAAATACAACACCAGCAAAAACATATCAAGCAAGAGGCATATCACACAATATATAGTTACTAATTAGCTATAAAGATAAGATATATGTTTTTAGTCCACAGTCACATTTAATGGGAGAGGACATTCATATCACTCGACACAAAGAGTACAGCATGGAAGTTCAGAGTGTGTAAATATCCTCtggttaaaaaaatattattatttgagtAAATTACTAAATATACAGAGTTTTTGATTTGGTTAAGAAGTGTGAATTATGTGGATTTTGTGATTTCAGTGCCTCTCTGTGGCTTGTTAATTTACTCACTTGTCTGCAGAGGTAAGAAGTAGCTGCAGCAGCTGAAGAAACCACTGGAATTTAGGCTGACCTTCTGAGTTGTCAACTGAAACCTGCCAAGTAAAACAGTATTAAATTTGAATCTGTGACATCAtcgctgggcgggaaaaacctctgatgtacttgtggcccttgaacaagtttaaaacaaaactgccaatagGTTATATGGGAGGCTTTATATATATGTTCAGCGGCCAATGACACTTAAGGAGGCTTTTCCTGCCCAGCGGCGACATTTTAACATTGACCACATCCCCAAGATAGGGCGacaattttataaaattgttcctgtacaaatgaaaatTTCGAACATTTCAGGAAAAAACATTTTCTTGGATAtttcaaaaaattgcaaaatatttacagattttggtgttattttggccatttgaaAAAAGGCGATACTGACCAACCCTACATGAATGATCCTTCTCCCCGTagaacatgttttgtttttgtcgcaTGAGCATTTATTAAATTACAGAGAATATTAAAACTAAATCTAGTTCTCTATACTGTTCTCCCCTGCTATTGACATGAAAAGCTTTAACCGTACCAAGACCATTCAAATTAAACAGTCAATTAGGCAATCCATCAATTGCCAACCATCCATCTAGATAGGGTTATCCCTCCACCAATCATTGCAGAATATCTGCCGATTTTAGGTCATCGGAAATCATCCATCGGTTGAATGTGTAATATTTGATCAACTTCAATGATATATTACAAAAATTCTTATAAGTGGACCAAATTTCAAACACAAATTTGTGTGGGAgattgtaaagtctgcacaaaaagtaactcagctgttataaatacgcctatagattcagaactaataattgttttcacaatatttcaacatagagaaggatgatttatttacgcattttgataccccatttgtcaaatgtcgttcaatattaacaacacagtagtgcttttacaaaaaaatacccgaatttaaaagttgcagtttccagcgatcaatggttataatgccagcactgtaaacacgtaaaacCCGCCATTATATCTTCGCGctaacttcaaatcaatacaaataactgcaacttttaaattggggtatttttctttcagaacactgctgtattgtcaatattgaacaaaattagacaaatggggtatcaaaatgtgcataaataaatcatctataggtgtatttataacagctgagttactttttgtgcagactttagatttcAAATAGGGTCACCAATTTAGGTACTAGGTAAccccctttgaaattcacactccctgtgaggaagattaatgtcatgtcttccataaggggtgtatggatttcaactggtatagacCATTGTGTCATCAACCTACCACATAAATGTCATTGGTGTACACATCTTTCAGGATTAGCTCCAATGCCGGCAAAGCTTGTTCCCAATCACATGATGGCGGTGGACTTGATGCAATCCCAGAATCCTTAGCAGCAGGAGATATTCCCATAATGCCACACAGCTTCTTGAGCATTGCAAACTTGGCATCTGCAGTTGGTCTAAAAAGAgtagaaaaatgtattttttaaaccTGGAACAGTTTCCCATAACAATTTAGATAAAAAACAGGAAATACTTGAAAGTTGACAAATATGTTCCTGTGTGTCTTTTCACCCAAACTTAATTCAATTTAGGAAAATCACATCAACACAAacaatttgattaattttaacataatataattGCCCATAAAGTTGATAAGAATTATAATTCCGGTCAATATGATAACTGAATCACAGCAAAATCATATTTGCAATacaaaaacttcaaaaaaaagtaagttccccttttacatttgaccttatttTGACCAAACATAGTTATGCGATTGAAATGGATATTGGCATACATCATCATATGTATCATTCCAACACTGACTTAGAATTTGAACCTAACAAGTGCATCCATGCATGCCTGGGCTCATATTGAATGAGGCATCACATATTTTAAAAGCCTCCCAAATAGTGCAATGGGAGTATTATTGAGTTTAATAGTTCTGCGTGAAAGATTCAGATGTCTCCCATAGatgttgtatggatttcaaatccaATATCCCATTTACAACTAGTAATTGCCAACTGGCAAGTACAATATTCAAGCACTATAACAACTGTCACTCTGAGCATTTGTTTCTATGCTTGATCAGggttggtagcccaattaggcgatttttgaagattttactgtgacttttgacaatttcctataccataaaaaacaataaaaaaaaaaaaaaaaaattggggaatcTTCAACATTGGCTCTCAGATTTCCAGTAGTTTCCTGTACCATAGAAAACAATTGTTAAGAGAAATTCTTTCttgattatttgacctgcgatttggGCTGATATATTTTGGCAAGCATGTGCTTGATTTTAATTTATAGACTTACTTATATGCAGCAATGAATGTCCTATACAAGACAGGCAAACCAGCAAGTACAGGGTTTATTCTTGAATCCTGGAAAGAAATAAGATACAAAAATGAACTGTTTATAATTTATACTTCACTACACCATAACTACACTACTCCCCGATCCTGCAAAAAtcatacagcactatttttgtttgtattaagaaaatattatcatgtttttagCATGCTGGTTCCCAATGTCCTAAGGAGATGATACACTTCAATAAAGAGATGATATTTTCTGTAAGAAAATATCATTCTGGAACCTACACAAAGTgacaaaaaaagcgcagtgatttatagtgcactacgcacaggcacaacgcctagacgttgatccattagttccttgtccaggggaatttcaagctaactcaatttttacatgagagcgtactaggcaccgccagggttcgtacccgcaacctttcgcaccagagtcgaacgccttatcaattgagctaacttgactgcccaAGGTTCCTTCATCTGTAAAATGTAATTACTACATGCACATTCACTACATTGGGGCCACATAAGGCCAcatatattttcaataaaatgctcTTGAGATCTCTAGCCTGCTAAAGATGATGCTGCTCGCAACCAATAGAACAGGTTCTCATGGTAACCTCATCCTTCCACCAAATCAATGTTCTTCTGCCAAAGCAAACAGCCTCTCTACAGATAGAAAGAGAGCAGTAACTTTTAGGACAGGCATCCACAGATAGCGACGTCCACGACACTTGCTGCGTGCCACAGGGTCCCGAGTGGCACGCAACACtcttaattaaaaaagaaaaaaatcataaaaatataaattttaagtttttgataattttgaagaGTATTTAGGCCTGTCTGTAATATTATGTCTGTTGAAATAgttaaaaacatgaacaaaaacaTGCCAGGACACCCTTCCTATACACTTTCAATGGCCAAAGCTTTATCCATGGCCTCAACCAAGGGCCCCAAAGCGGGACCCTGGACCCTATCCATAAGATGTTACGCTCTATTTGGTTAGTGGCGCTTAAggttatttcattttttaatgtGGCACTTCACAGAATCTATTTGAGCATGCCTGTTTTAGGACCTTTCTTTTGAAATTCATTCTCTCTCAGAAATCACACAACCTAACATACCTTTTCTTTGCAGTGTTGAGCTTCTTTCTGAAGAAATTCTATAAAATTGTCTATGTCAGTGAATTGGCCTTCCTTAAGCTTATCTCTGCCTTCTAATGAGTCTCTGTTGATGGTGAGATACAGTCTGTACACTTCACTCATATCTctgtgaaacaaacaaaaaataatttgcaGATATGTGTAAACATCTACATGTATGAGTATTTGACTGTTGGTATGCATGTGTTGTGTGTTTCATGTGTGTGTGTGCTTGTGTTCGCCAAGccattcaaagcgaggacaagatatagtttcccacattcaaagtgaggacattttggCATAGTGAGGACAAATCCCAGTCCTCGCTTTGGAAATAGGTGCACTGGATGACACTCTTTCTGTAGGGGGTATAGGGGAGGTATGGATGATTTCCTCTCTTTGATGTGCTAGGTCTATTTAGAGATAGATGAATAAATGTCCTCCTTTGAAGGTGTGAAACTCACTTTTGTGACAACAGGACTTTTCAGATAACTTACTTGTTAAATATCCCCATCAGTATCAAGTCTTCGATCTGACCTTTGAGCTTTGACTTGTCTCCAACTTCCTCACACGTGTACAGAGCCAAGGCAGGTATCAATAATCTCTCATATGCAGCAGTAAAGGcctttgaaaaagaagaaaaagaatagGTTAGGAAAATATGTGTACGCTTTGATGAACTGATTGTAGCCAGGCACATACAtatgaaacaaatatttttggaGTGCGGCCCTAGCAGAATCATGTGTTGTGTAAAAATATTTGTGGAGTGCGGCCCTAGCAGAATCATGTGTTGAGTTCATTTTATCACTTATGTACGTACAATAAGTCCCACCACATACCCCTATTTGCCAGCGAAGTGTttcgtgtaatccgattatcattatgtcaactggatcacgctcttgagttctgcaccacaatcaaaatgatcgcaacacaaagtctatggcatgtactaccaattccaaaaggtgcgtgatccagttaccagggagttatgtaaccacttcgctggcgaatagctaCCTCAGTGCAGGCAATTTATTTGCGGACCCTGTGTATTGTTATTAAAACAAGGACGTCTGCATTAACATTTAATCGACATACCAAAgaccaaaatggcagattttgtgTGTGTATAGTTGTGTATGATACAGAGTATGAAAATATGCCTAGCCGCAGTGAGTATTTTTAACACACAGTAGGGGCCACATCGCTAAAATACATTTGCTCATTTGCAGGTAGGCCCACAGTTTAAATATGAAAAGTCTTGTGCGTGTCCTCGTTTGCATATAAACACCCTCACACCCCACACATGTAACATACTCATTAGTTCCATTAACCCTCATCCTAACCACCCCCTCtggtcacagcagctgaagggagtatcccaatatgcatgatgggatactcccttcagctgctgtgcccTCTGGTCCTTAAAAATGCATTTTAGGAGCtaatttgtttttgatatttaaagaaagaaatacaatagactttaaaggggcattttgtgatccacatcctcatccccaacttttctcaaaaaaagttgatttttataccactgaaaacctctggctacatatgtacaaaatagttcttgtagattaatttgttcagcaaaaatataGTCAAACTTGTATTACGGTCTGGTCAATTActacacagtggcctatggagcagtgtaatacacataaccatgcataactcgcaaacgcaaaaacgCAAAAacggaatcaactgatatttgggaataagcttcttttgtggatatctactgaaaatgtcaaaaaagaggatgcttggaTCTCAAAATACTCCATTTTAAAATATACTGTCAATAATAACTCAAATCCCATACTTTACCTTTCTATGTGCTTGTAGTTGCCTCTGCCTGTGACTCAAAGTAAATTTCTTCAACAGCATTTTCAAACACGGCACAGCAGTATCTTGAAGAGAATTGCTTGTTTCCAAGCACTTTGTTACGAGATGTAAAAGTGCGCACAGAAGGTCAATCTGAAACATTAGACGGATAGAACTCAATCTCATCATGTGGTTATACAGTCGAATCTCAAAAGgttgccttgtgtgatttttattatcattgttgtatttcatattgttattttatatttcagtatgttttatttcttttattaataGACATGatattgtaatattgtgatatctcaaaattaatatataaagttaATATTACAGTGTATCTCTCATCACAATTATAATTAAAGACTGAATTAATAAGAGCATTTCATAAGCGCAGtgcgattggttgctgacctacgCAATACATCATTTTTGATCTGGTTCACAGGACGTCATACTCAACGAGTCTTTTTAAtgctgtcttcaattatagactacaatttaaaaaaagttacacaaggcagccttttgagataggacagtatgtgatgcagacgacaaaTTGTACAAATTTACGATGAATTATATTTTGATGCATTGGTGAAACTGAACACTCTTTGAAAACAGATTTTATGAACATAGGAGGACTAGTTGTACATCATCAGAGATCTCCAACCATATTCACATCAAGTCttctggacattttgtggacttggacAAAGTTCATATACTCGACAgggacagcaggtggttccaacgtgtagtcaaagaagcagttcacatcaaagctaaccaaccatctctcaacaaagataGGGGCCAGTTTAAACTTTCAGGAGTTTatgagtctgttatcaggtcaaaggtcaaaaagatcgcgacttgatacagtcactcactcgctgatgaaagatggagtagcATCTGAAAACTCTGAGGGAGGAATTAATTCTTTGCATTTAGATCAagattttaaatcaaaatcacatCATGTTTTCTATGTCACATTGAGGCACATCACCTTAAAGCTATTTCAGGTAGCTAAAATGTATAACCTCAATTTTAAATTGGTCATGGATTCCAGAATTTATTTCCAGCCTTAATCACTTTATACTCACCATAACGTCATGTTTTCCGGTAAGTGATCGACCCAAAGATGCGGACTGTAAGATGATGTGGCAGCAAgcagttgccatggaaacatattCACTATCAACTCGCAGAGCATCACATAGGACCTACAAAACAAGTAAACAAAGCAGAACAATTAAACATCTTGTATTGTGCAGACAAAATACAAATTATACAAGCACCTTGGAATAAGGGGGAATGCTATGAgaaaaacttgtttgatttcCCTAGATGACAGAGAAGatctcttacccttcccagaatcctttgttttcatgttgagaatagactagtTCTTAGCTAAACATGAGTCGACAGTCAAGAACAGGGCCCCAAAAAATGTTGACTCTTTCTGGGACCTTAAATTGTAATGGCAAATATTTTCTGTCAAATATAAAGCGCGCTTTATCATCACGAGCGCCAGAGCTAAGTCCCCATCGGTTGGGGTccagggcccgccttagggccctggAAGCCAAAGGTATTTTGATGCTCTCTGGTGCGATCTGGGCCTAGTTTTGGACCATTTTTGGAAATGTTTAGGActttaaatttcaaaacacattAACACATATAGCATATTATTTCCTGCTATTgataaaaattgtgtgaaaatatgtAATGTTGCACCTTTAAATGGGTACCTTTTGTATTATTACAGTATGATATGAGTATAGTATTAGTATCAAAGAATACGAAGATGCTACACCTTAATCACCCATCTTCTTGTCACAttacaatgaaaataataaatcataCTACAACAAAACTATTTATCATTTGCATCTGATTTCTTCATGAGTTTCTGCATAATTCGGCAGCCATGCCAGCCATACCAATGCATACAGGCCCGGTCCCAtcgttgaatattgttgaatacgGCCAGTTTGAAAGTTGTTATTTGATGGAATCAAGTTCAGTAATATCCAGAaaatgatagataaataaatgaaatcatTCACTCACCTTGGTATGTGATCAATCATTCGATCCGTGACAATATAATATGACACTGACAGCCAAGGGTAGCGCTAGGTCCAAAAGCTCGGGGGTCCCAAGGGACCCCCGAGCtaacagaaaatgcaaaaatgggggtCCCTAAAGAAATATCGGGGTCCCAACTATTCATAATTGTCTAGCCAATTCAATCTATTTGTGTAATACCATACTATTTTGGGGGGGCAggggtttattaaatattattgtattttttgttttttctttcattctttttctttctttactttcttttcttttctttcttttttttttttcttttttttctttcttttttttttctttctttttttctttctttttgttctttcttttttttc of Amphiura filiformis chromosome 14, Afil_fr2py, whole genome shotgun sequence contains these proteins:
- the LOC140169481 gene encoding unhealthy ribosome biogenesis protein 2 homolog, with translation MAGHIMLAGIHRSLKDADTPWNDKLKLARFAWCSSQCFLPNKQQVLLDWVCNALANQTKFDIEDETVCTLWQYLHDILNNKQMKKTIESSASMSIRDALYPVLCDALRVDSEYVSMATACCHIILQSASLGRSLTGKHDVMIDLLCALLHLVTKCLETSNSLQDTAVPCLKMLLKKFTLSHRQRQLQAHRKAFTAAYERLLIPALALYTCEEVGDKSKLKGQIEDLILMGIFNKDMSEVYRLYLTINRDSLEGRDKLKEGQFTDIDNFIEFLQKEAQHCKEKDSRINPVLAGLPVLYRTFIAAYKPTADAKFAMLKKLCGIMGISPAAKDSGIASSPPPSCDWEQALPALELILKDVYTNDIYVVSVDNSEGQPKFQWFLQLLQLLLTSADKPSASLFNCLHTFLDLNHMLIEEELTPIWNVSLMTHPSSLHRADNFEESRTAFLGSLMQTYVKLRQFDKLLECLLASFNQEEPSTDNTGDNLVYFNSGFVHRFSQCIQELPPGLTLDLWKLFKDDLVNSYITRISDATNLEPPKKKKRRSAASFSKNIETGLEQAAGTFHLFLTSARVIDLSATKVMMDRTEALMEETQKEVLQALHTLCQNATEEVYNKWVTAFLNSGKVTDSL